The genome window TGGGTGGGGACCTCCAGGGCTGCAGCGGTCCGCCGCGCCGCAGGGGCCGCGAAAGGGTTAACCCggcggggggggagggggggcgcggGGCCGCGCGTGCGCTCTGCCGCCCTCCATTGTCTCCACGGCGGCGAGGAGCGCCGGCGAGCGCAGCCCGGGACCGAGCGGGGCGGTGCGGCTGGCTGGAGGAGCCGGCGGCGGCTGGAGCCGGAGCGCGACGCCACGCGACCGCGGCTTCCAGAGCTCCGCCTGGCTGCCCCACCGCCGCGAGCCCTCCCGAGGCCTGGAGGAGTCCCGGCCGTCGGCCCCGGTCGTCGAGTCCTGAGACCGGGGACGCGCGCGGCGCCCCGAGCCTCCGCCGCTTCCTgctgcgggcgggcgggcaggcgggcgggcgggcggcctcCTCCGGCGCCTCCCTCCCTTCGCTGCGGCTCCTCAGGCTCTCGAGCCCGGGGGCGGCCTGTGGCGCGCGGCGCCCGCTCCGGACCGCGCGTCTTCGGACCTTAAGGAGAACATGCATTCGTCTTGGACTGTTTGAAATTCTTAGTTTGGGGTCCCCGCTCGCTCGCTTTTTTCCGCCCCGCGGATTTTCTGAGGGTTCCCCccctctctatcttttttttttttttttcattttctcccctcGAGGCTCTTTTGTaaacctccccccccctttaTGTTCGCCCAGCCCTCCACCCGCTTCTGAGTAGTGGGGGAGGAGGGTTTaggcctccaggttcccgccccaCCGGGGCCCCGGGCGAACATGGGGGGCAAGCAGAGCACGGCGGCCCGCTCTCGGGGCCCCTTCCCGGGGGTCTCTACCGATGACAGCGCCGTGCCCCCGCCGGGAGGAGCGCCCCACTTTGGGCACTACCGGACGGGCGGCGGAGCTATGGGGCTGCGCAGCCGCTCGGTCAGCTCGGTGGCGGGCATGGGCATGGACCCCAGCACGGCCGGAGGGGTGCCCTTTGGCCTCTACACCCCCGCCTCCCGCGGGACCGGCGACTCGGAGAGGGCGCCGGGCGGCGGGGGGTCCACGTCGGACTCCACCTATGCTCACGGCAATGGTTACCAGGAGACAGGCGGCGGTCACCATAGAGACGGGATGCTGTACCTGGGCTCCCGAGCCTCGCTGGCGGATGCTCTACCTCTGCACATCGCACCCAGGTGGTTCAGCTCGCACAGTGGTGAGTCCGCGGGTGACAGAGGCCTTAAAGGGTGGAGTGTAAGGGAGGGCGCGCCGGGGCGCCCCAAACCTCTGCGTGTGCTAAGCTGTGGGTATGAAGCTAACTCCTGCCTTTCCCTTGGTCCCTCCTGTGCCAGAGGGTGAATAAGATCAAGTGGTTTAACTACTGCCTAGAGAAAAAGCTGTCTACCAGGCTGCGGGGCCGGGCGTTttaggactacaggcatgtgttCACTTGTGGATGGCAGAGTGAAACCTGCCCattgaagtcccatttattagcATCGTGATCCTCAGAGAAGAGGTCTTCttgtctggcttacagtttggacTCTTCATTTCTGCCACAGCAGCATGGTGTCTACCTGTCTGGTTAGGGAGGTAGTGTCTCCTAAACAAAgagtgagaaaagaaataaaactaagggGCAAGTGGTTCTTAGATTAGGGTTCTTACCCTTGCTAGGAAAGGGAGGTGGCTAGTTTTCCCTGCCGGCTGGGTAGCTgtataaattgtttaaaatggAGCAGGAGGCTGGCTTAGACAGGTGTGGTCTGCTATATGGAAAGCCTTCCCTCTTTGGATTTACAGGACCAGGGTTCTGGTCTCCCATGCTGCATTCAGTAGACTTGGCTCAGTGACTCTCACGTCcctccatctttttttcttctgctccATGATAAGTGCCTGATCTTCTCGTGaatctgcatctttttttttttttttttaaacaaagcaccAGCAAGGTGGAGTATTATTGCCCTGCAGTTGGCACAtgactggggaggaggaagattGAAAGAATCTGGATGAATTCATTCTGTGCTCCTCTGGTGACAAGccaggagaaggctggagggggaTTTCCCAGGCTCTGGCTTGTAGGGCAGAAAAGGCCTGGCAGTCGCTTCTAGAGGAAAACAGGTCTGTCTGCTTGGCTGTCCTGAGAAGGCAAGGCAGGCTTCTGGAAAACTGGTCCAAGGGGTGTGAGACTGCTGTTTGCTAATTAGCAGTTGAAGTGAAGAAGTAACATTCAGACTCCTTTGGGTGAGTTGGGAAATTTTAGATACCGTGTAGGAGAAAGCATTCTCCTCTCCTTAGGGTACATTATGAAAGATTTACCGGTGGGATTACTCTTGTAGCTATTTCAAAACAGTAGGTTTTAGGGGGttatctcctttttttcttccttttggtcaagtccataatcttaaatttttgaTATAACTTTGGTAGGGGAATAGTGGCTAGTTTAGAGTCTCTCTGACTGTAATTAAACTGTTGGAAATCAAATACAAGGCATGTCTGCCTTCGGTACCCTTTAGGCATTTGGTTTGCGTTAGGCATCTTGGAATTAATAATCTTCCTATTTAGTTTGAGTCCAGAAGGAGTCCACTGTATTTGTGAGACTATTGTGATTACATTTGTAAATAAACTGTCATTGATAcgcttttaaaactgaaaatagtgTAAATAGGTTCTCTGAAGTCACAGTAATTTTTGAGTGTGGCAAACAACTAACTTTATAAAGTCTTGTATGGAGAAGTGAGAAAATCTTACCTTTTGGACAAGATTTCTTAAATCTCTTACTAGAAACTTCTTTATCCTTGTTCCACCGCCAGGTTCCCTGATAAAGTTAGGCACTTACAACTGAATTCCAAATTTTCACACTCTTCAGCTGTGAAGCCTTAGATTTCTCCCCCACCCTCACACCCCCATTCAGGCCTACTGAGCACTACTGAACAATAGGAATACAAGAAAAGCTGGAGATATTAATCTTTTCAGTGTCTCGAAAGTATGTGTGGCAGGCTCTCGTTAACATTATAggtaatacatttatttatttatttgtttatttatttttagtatatagGATCATTCTGTCCTTTTGCAAGACTTTGAGCCCATTGAATGCCCCCCCAGGGCATCCTGCAGTTCATCTCAAACTGCCTCCACAAATTCCCAGATGCCTTTTGCTGGGGTGGGTGTACCAGCCTGACCGAGGACCACTGTTTAAAGAGATTGGCTCTTTTGTACAAATAAAGTAATTAGCTTTTCCTGTGCTGTTCACTTGAGGTGAGGGCTCATTTGCATCAGTGGTTCTGTCTCCTGGAACAGGCCATGGAATTTTCTGGGGCATCCTTTTCTCTCTTGTTCATGACTACAAGAAGAGAAGCCCTTTCTACTTTGGAGCCTTTGAGTTAGGTCTGAGCATCTTTTGCTCTTGAGTGGTAAGATTCCAGCAGTAGGGCTTTCGAGCTTGATTGACCAGATGCCTGGGAACTGATACAGTGTTGTTACTTGTGTTTTCAAGGTGCTTTGGGGACTCCTCAGAGCGCAGAAAGCCGTCATTAGTGAAACAAGTCAAGGCTGTGGGCTTATGCTGTGTCTGGAAGTAGACTACTGAAGGGTTCCAGTCTTAGGTCCTCTTCTGAGTAGCTTTGACCTTGGACAAGACACAGCACCTTACTCTAGGCTgatctttgttattttaaaaatagatgtggTAATCCTCAGTGGTGGCAGCTTGTAATGGTTGTTCTCCAAAACCCTATGAGAGGATATACTGCAATCACATTTGTCTTCCATGTTACTGtgccttcctcatgctgtgacccttgaacatcttgagttctttatgacAGAAATGTTTGTTCTTTCATTCTTCACATAGATAGCTCCTATGGACCCCTTAGGGCTCAACAGAAATTTCTCCTCAGAGGCCACTCTTAACATCTGGCCCTACCTGTGATTGTTTTCAATCATTTGTGCTAATcttaatggtttttgtttttatttttttagcatgTTTTATAAGCATTTATCggcttacttattttttcttgtaGTTTGATTAAGTTCTCAGCTCTGTGAGACCAGAATGACCTTTGATTACTGCTGTAAGTCTTATACTGTGCCTGGCACAggtatttgttgaatgaaaaaaTGTGAATGGTTTATGTCCATCATCTCTGTTATCACTGTAACTCTACTCCCAGTTTGCAGTCGAGGTGAGGAACCTAGACAGCTGGCTGGTAGGTAGCAGAGGTAGGACTGGAATGCTAGCCTGACAGCACCAGAACCCTGGCTCTTTTTATGTAGTACTTTGTttgattattgtttgttttgagacaaggtcttaataTATGACCCTGACCAGCCTCAAACTTATATaatacaggttttttgttttgttttgttttgttttgtttttcgagacagggtttctctgtgtagctttgcgcctttcctggaactcacttggtagcccaggctggcctcaaactcagagatccgcctgcctctctctgcctcccgagtgctgggattaaaggcgtgcgccaccactgcccggctacaggttggttttgaactcttTCCTTTTGCCTTCACCTGAATTGTTTCAGTTATAAGCATATGTTGCTTATGTCCAACTGTGCTGTAAGACATCACTCTGGCCTCTCTCATCTGTAACTTAAGGAAGTAGTACCCTGGAAACTTACTAGCCAGTAAGTAGGAAGGCTAGGCTCATGATAGTGCCTGACTTAGAACCTTGAGCAGGCCAGTCAAGTAGTCCCTGATTTATCATAAGTTCATCTGTAGATATCTGTCCTCCAGCAGAGTCCTTGTTGAGGGTCTTGTGTGACAgtatacacaaaaacaaaagccaaaggaAATCCAAATGGAACATGGTGGTCTCTTAGAGACAATGGTGTTGTTCTGTGCCTGCTCTGTCTCCTTAGAACTTGATGGGCGGAGAGGTCTACATGTATGGGAACATAGGCCCCGGATGGAGGCTGGTGCTGTCTGGAGTCTGACCTACATCCAGTTCTCCCATAAATACTGCTGAGGAAAACCGCCTCGGAGAAGCAGTTACAGCCCTTTCCTTTCACTGTTCAGCTGCTGGTTTTGTTCTGAGGCGATTCTACAGCTTTTGGTTTTCTGATGCTACTTTAGAGGGCTTTCTTTTTTGTAGTAGTTCTGTTAACCTTGGAATAGGGGTTTCCAGATAtggagagaaaacatgaaatatcCATCATGTTAGGAGATGTTGTTATTTTCTGAGTTCTGCTGGAAAATGCTGGCTATTgagggatttggtctggcttcttagtaatgtatgtgtatattcaaAAAATCTGAATTTGTTCTGTATTTTCACTAAACCAACAGAGGCTGAGATGGAATGACTTTGCTAAGTGTCTGAATATGCTAGCAGGGTATCTTCTAAGTTCTATTTTGCTGTCACACTAGGATTTTcaaaaggtttaatttttttcctattcttaAATAATGAGGGACAGTTGCCAACTTGGAGTGGATCAGAAAACCTTTGTGTCTCTCTGTAGGTATGCTGGAGGTAATGGGCCTTTGTGAGCTTTCTGAAGAAGCAAAAGCATTCTGTGGTCCCTAAAGAGCTAGATCCATCCCCTGCCCAGCTTTGCAAGAACATTCTAACCTTAATGAagactttgtttttaatgcaGGATTTTTGGCTTTTTATTACCATGAGGGGCTTATTTTCCACGCTTCCTTCAGGCAAAGATAATTTCCTAAGAGTCTTAGTTAACTATTCCTCACAAGATCTGAAAGGCATTGCAAGCAACAGTGGTTAAATTCTTAACATGGTTGCTTTATGgatgtgtatatttttatattaaacagACTCATCGCCAACTATGTCACAAGGAATACTGTGAGCCAGGGCATCCTTAACCAAAGAAAGTGTGCTAGCTCCATTCTTGAGAAAGAACATGCTGTGTATTCTACAAATGTGATGATATTCCATCTGAGCTCAAGTTTTAGAATACCCAGTTATAGGCAGTAAGGTGGCTTAGCAGATAAGGGCACCTTGCCACCAAGCTGATgatccgagttcaatccccagaatgcacaaggtggaaggagagaaccaactctcctaaattgtcctctgacctccacatgttcacatacaaatgtacacacatacatgcacacaaataaagtaaaaacttgTGACACTTTAATTTGGCAGGAAAGACCTCATAGGGAACCAGTGTTGACTTAGATGGGTATTGGTCCTGCTCTTAAGCCTTAAGTTAGGTTAACCACAATAGGTCTCTGAAGTTGTGGTACTCGATCAAATCTTGAAGTTAGCCCCAAACCTGAATGCTAACTTTAGTTTCTAGAATGATAGGTTatgatttttatacattttccCCCTAAAGTTTGCTGTGGCCCGGTAGAAATCAAATGGTTGGGTCTTAGCAGTCCCTTCCCCCACTTttggttttttcaaaacagggtttctctgtgtatccctggctgtcccaggatctcattctgtagaccaggctggccttgaactcagacccacctgcctctgcctcccaagtgctaggactaaaagtgtgtgccaccactgtctggcaggTTCTTAGCATCTTAACATTATAGGCTTAAGTACTAGAAGAGGCTTATCAGAGACCTAGCAGTTTGTACTTTTTAAGTTCTCATAAGAACCAGGTTTagtgctgtggtggtgcatgtctttaatcccagcacttggggggcagaggccggtgatctgtgagttcaaggccagcctggtctatagagtgagtttcatgacggccagggctacacagagaaaccaaggtggggttgggggagagagaaCCAAGTTTATCTTTGTATCCAGAGTTGGGTTCCTTTCTCTGGTGTGCTGTTTGGATAAGTAGTAAAGACCAATGATCAAGTAGGAAGTTGATAAGGAACCAAATTTCATCTTAAATCAGCAGCGGGGACAGTTTCTGAACTGATAGCAAGTTTACTTTGAGATATCCCTGGCTTGGAAGGCAAGCGAAAGGGTGAAGTCACAATATCATGTGACTCAAGGTGAGGTGAAGCATGATAAGAATTTATAGTGTACTCTCGGACATATAACAAGAattaaactgggtggtggtggtacacgcctttaatcccagcactgggaggcagaggcaggcgcatctttgtgagttcaaggccagcctggtctacagagcaagatccaggaaaggcgcaaagctacacagagaaaccctttttggaacccctcccccccaaaaaaaaaaattgaacagataCATACAGGAGCTCTCCTGATAACTGTGAATGACTCCAGAGTATTCCTAAATTTGACTGGGCCTGGTGTTCTCTGTGGAGCCTCAGGACAATGCAGATGACTGGCCCCCAATCCTAGAGTTTAGTGGAGCTGAGGGGAATTTGTAACATTCTGAGAATGTAGTTAGTGTAGCATCTACTCAGCTCTGTCATGGACctcattttcctttctgaaacaGAAAGAACTTGGTGCTTTTTTGGGTGTGTTCATTAGCATTGTTTTTTGATATTTCTAAACTAGTTAGATATTTTCTAGACAGGATCCATACAAGTATTTTTCACCAGCAAGAGCgttcttcataatttttttccccacatggAGCTAAGCATTTGTCTCCTACATAAAGGCCTAAGCCAGTCTGCCATGGTCTTGAGAACAGACAGTAATTAGCAGCGTCCTCCTGTGTGtgcctccccctccttttcctgTAAGGCCCAGTCGCCTTGGACTGTGGGTACCACTGAAGGGCTGGCCTACTGAGTTGTGGCCTCTCACATGCAGGCCCAGCCCGGAGCTGCAGAGGTCAAGAGCTAGGACAAATCATGACACTAAAGTGGATACATTACCCGGTTTCCACATTCCCCTCACTGTCTCAAAGCAGGAGATGCTTGCCTGTGCAGAAACTGGTTGCACTAAGACATTCATTTAGTCAATTGGTAATTACTGAGTACCTGCCGTATACCAGGAAGGTAGGTGCCgggaacatctttttttttttttggtttttcagagacagggtttctctgtgtagttttgcgcctttcctggaactcacttggtagcccaggctggcctcggacttacagagatccgcctgtctctgcctcccgagtgctgggattaaaggcgtgcgccgccgccgcccggcttgcTGGGAACATCTTAAAGATTAACATTCTTTTCAAGAATCTTTGCTTTTTTactcccccgccccacccccacccaccccccagacagggtttctctgtgtagccctaggctgtcctggaaatcacgcggtagaccaggctgacctcaaactcagagatccacctgtctctacatccctagcgctgggattaaagcctttcttcctttttaagagtCTCTTCTCCTCAGGCTTTAGGTTTTATCTTTTTGATCAGCTCTCTGGTGTGTAAACacactcaggtgtgtgtgtgaggctgcTGTACAGGTGTTTCTTTTGAACTCTTCAGTGACTGTCCATTTTCTACTAAACCCTATTTCTGGGCTAGGCAGGTGATCTTTGTGTGTCTAGCAGACTAAGAAATGTCTCAGGTGACCTAGTACCAGGGCTCTCTGTCTTCTCAAAGAGAACATCTAAAGAAGGGCTATTTTTCAGAATTGTCATTTTATCCTTGGACTTCAGTATCTTTgttatgcctttgttttctgGTTACTGAACACTAGAAGCATGGTTTACCACTTTTCTATGTCTGTCTTCGTTAAGGAAAGTTCCCCTTGGTCTGGTAAGTGTAGGTTTCTGAGCTCCATGGTATCGATACTCCAGTGCCCCCTACCCCCATTGCTTTATACTGaggtaaaatacatataataacatTTGCCATCTTcaccttttttggtttttcaatacagggtttctctgtgtagccctgactgtcctagaactcactctgtagagcaggctggcctcgaactcacagagagcctcctgcctctgtctcccggtgctgaggttaaaggtgtgtgccctaCCGCCTGGCTCATCTTGGCCATTTTTAAGTGTGCAGCTGAGTGGAGCAGTAAGACTGCAGTAAGGGATTGTCAAGTGTTTGTCTGGTGACTGTGGTTTCACTTAGCTAATGCCCGTTACCTTCAGCCACGTTGTATCTGTCAGAGTTTCCTTCCATTTCAGGGTTGAACATTATCTACCACACGTGTGTTACAAAGTGTATAATACAGAATGTATACCACATTTTGCTTGTCTGTGCATTTGTCACTGACACATGGATTGCGTCCATGTTGTTGTGGCTGATACTGTTGGGAATGTACAAATTTAGACCCTAAttttgcaccaccaccaccgctccAGTGACGGGGATGTTTCTaggctctaaaccactgagccatatccccaatTTTTCCCTATATACCCAGGAGTAAAATTGCTGgattgtattttctatttttttgagatagtgcctCATGTAGTTCAAACTgacaaactcactgtgtagctgaggataaatGTGAACATCTGACCCCCTGCCTCCAGCTCGAGTGCCAGGATTACCTGCCTGGTTTGTTTGGTGCTGGTGATTGAACTTGGCGTCATACATTGAAGGCAAACACGACCAAGtggagccatgtccccagcccctctgTTTTGGAACCATTGTCCCCTTTCTCTCCGGTCTTGGCTGTATTGCTGGGGGatgttctggaattcactgtgtagacccttctggcttaaactcagagatctgcttgcctctgcctcctgagtgctgggattataggcatggaatcacttttttttttttttttgataatagcTAACCTAATGAGTGTGATGTTGTAGTTTACATTTCTGTCATATGATTGAGTTTTTTTCCTAGTCATTCATGCATCTTTGTAGAAATATGTGTTCCTATCATTTgcctatgtaatttttttttttcatttcatgtatATGGGGgtgttcctcccccccccaatatCTATGCACTACATTTGTGCTTGCTACCCTTGGATTCCagtctcccagaactggagttacagaaggttgtcagctgccaggtgggttctgggaattgaacctgggtcctctggaagagcagccagtgctcttaaccactgagccatctctccagcccctcctctgtcTATTTTCGAATCaggttaggtttttgttttgttttgtttttttggttgatttttcgagacggggtttctgtgtaacagccctagctgtcctgtaactagctctgtagaccaggctggccttgaacttgcagagatctgcctgcctctgcctcccaagaagagaattaaaggtgtgcgccgccgccgccgccgccgccgccgccaccaccaccgccaccgccaccaccaccgcttgactgttttttcttttatcctcatttttaatgttgttttcaGTAATTTACTAAAGCCTTGTATGATAGCCAACACCAGTGACTGTTATTCCCAAGAATAACTAATAAACCTTTATTACTTTTTGCTCAAAATGAAGAATTTAAAAGGTTCATgttgagatgatttttttctttttgttttattgagaaacTATGACAACTGGCTGTTAGATAATGCCTTAATTTCTGAGAGGCTACTTGGTGAAATAAATGATGCCGTGAGCGTGTGTGCTTGTGCGCTTTACCATCTTGATCTTGTTGAATTAGACTCATAATATGGCCCCAAACTTCTTGTTTGTAGTACCCTTCCCTctataaaatatgattaaaacataCTTCACAAACAGCTGTTCTAAAATTACTCACTTCCATGTTGTGTTACTGTATATCTTCTAAGGTCAAAGGTGACTTCTTAGCATGTGGGAGAAGCAGAGCTACTCAGATGATTTGGGACAGAGCTAGAAAGTCCCACGACCCCAAGCCTGTGTGGTCAATTCGCCCACAGTTCTGCGCTCtttggagacatttttgtttgtttccatctccagtaacttttttcctttagagAAGAGCTAGTTAGGATTCGTTTATTCTGATACTCCCCTGAGGCCAGGAAATTCTACAGGAACTTAAAGGAACCCTTGGGATTCCACACTAACAAATTAGTTTTGTGAAATActgtttgttctgtttatttacaCCCTCAAAGATATAATACCACTTATACTAGCTAGAAGGTTTTCTAAAACACCAGTCACTGCTGTAACAACCATCCCCAAATTCCCATGCAAACCATCGATTATTGGATTGACTCAAATCTGGTCAAATAGGGCTGAAACTTCTATACCATTGTAACCAGATGCCCTGGAGAGCTGTAGGTAAGTCTTAAGATCTGTGGTGAGGGCTGGCTTGCAAGCTAACTGCCTTCCATCTTAATATCTGACAGGCCCAGTTATATGAGCCGAGTTTAATCAGTTCTACCTGTTCTCTCAATGTGAAGGCCAAATGCAGCACAAAAAGCTAAGTGAATATAAACATCTCCTGTGTTTGGGTATAGGAATCTCCAGTGAAGTGGCAGACCTATGAAAAATACTATTATGAGCTGTTCTATTTTGCTGTGGCTTTGGAAAACCTTTGGATTTCTTTACTGAAATttgtttagggaaaaaaaatctttttaatgaaACAGTGTGAGTCACAAAGCAGCCACCCCTTCTTATAATAGCATTTCTCACCAGAGGAATTTTTGGTAGCTGTTGGGGGGAGGGATGTGAGTAGGTTGTGGATGATACATCCCTTGGTAGAGCACAGCCAAAGGCTGCTACATGACAGCTCTGGTGCTTTCCTTGCTGACACCAAGCTCTGAATTCAAAATGCAGGAcagcagaacagaacagagaaactTGGGTTAGTGAATGGATAACAGCAGCATGAACAATGAGATTGGAGCCTCGACATTGTAAATCAGTTCAAATCCCATTGCAGTGTAAAAGGATCATGAAACAGGCCTGCAGTCAGAGTCCCGATCCATACAGAGCAGAATATCGGCTTTCTGGGTTAGGAGATGGCAGTGGACCTAATGATGCCCATTTGAGGATCACAGGTAGTTTCTTTCCTTCACTCTCTGCCCATTTCCAGATTGAAATTACAAGGTGGAGGCACCTTCATTCTAAGGGTGGATTTGTAGAACTCGTCTTTGCCCTTAAAACTTTTGGTTCAAAATGGGGTCGTATTAAATTAAAATGCTTCTGCATAGTAAGGAAAGTGAttaccaggccagcctgctctatagagagagtttcaggacagccaggacaatgcagagaaaccctatgttgaaaaaaaaaatagtttatagaATGGTAGAAAATCTGCCAGCTATTGATCCAACAagagattaatatccagaatatataaaatcacagaacaaacaacaaaaaaaaaaaaaccaaacacttaGCTGgattgtggtggccc of Peromyscus leucopus breed LL Stock chromosome 5, UCI_PerLeu_2.1, whole genome shotgun sequence contains these proteins:
- the Znrf1 gene encoding E3 ubiquitin-protein ligase ZNRF1 isoform X1 yields the protein MGGKQSTAARSRGPFPGVSTDDSAVPPPGGAPHFGHYRTGGGAMGLRSRSVSSVAGMGMDPSTAGGVPFGLYTPASRGTGDSERAPGGGGSTSDSTYAHGNGYQETGGGHHRDGMLYLGSRASLADALPLHIAPRWFSSHSGFKCPICSKSVASDEMEMHFIMCLSKPRLSYNDDVLTKDAGECVICLEELLQGDTIARLPCLCIYHKSCIDSWFEVNRSCPEHPAD
- the Znrf1 gene encoding E3 ubiquitin-protein ligase ZNRF1 isoform X2, translating into MGGKQSTAARSRGPFPGVSTDDSAVPPPGGAPHFGHYRTGGGAMGLRSRSVSSVAGMGMDPSTAGGVPFGLYTPASRGTGDSERAPGGGGSTSDSTYAHGNGYQETGGGHHRDGMLYLGSRASLADALPLHIAPRWFSSHSGFKCPICSKSVASDEMEMHFIMCLSKPRLSYNDDVLTKDAGECVICLEELLQGDTIARLPCLCIYHKRERGSKGRTAVLGGL